From the genome of Candidatus Electrothrix communis, one region includes:
- a CDS encoding Na(+)-translocating NADH-quinone reductase subunit C — MDKETPAGAFTAVMVLAFICSLLVAGAAVGLRPRQEANRKLDQKKNILRAAGLYQGKGDVETLFQQVEAKIVRLADGSFVPPETLDPAEFDQLQSALNDETGRKLSREEDKAGLNHQEKFSLVYLVKKAGHLDKVILPIRGKGLWSTLYGYLALSADLSTISGITFYEHGETPGLGGEIDNPDWQAGWQGKQLYDPKSQDGQNGQPAIQVVKGQGQGSYQVDGVSGATLTMNGVNNLMHFWFGEHGFGPFLQRYKGSGKM, encoded by the coding sequence ATGGATAAGGAAACACCGGCTGGTGCTTTTACTGCGGTCATGGTTCTGGCCTTCATCTGCTCTCTTCTCGTTGCCGGGGCCGCAGTAGGACTCCGACCGAGACAGGAGGCCAACCGCAAGCTGGATCAGAAGAAAAACATCCTCCGGGCTGCCGGGCTTTATCAGGGCAAAGGTGATGTGGAAACCCTGTTTCAGCAGGTGGAAGCCAAGATCGTCCGACTGGCAGACGGCAGCTTTGTCCCGCCGGAAACACTGGACCCTGCCGAGTTTGATCAGCTCCAATCTGCTCTTAACGACGAAACCGGCAGAAAGCTGAGCAGGGAAGAGGATAAAGCCGGGCTCAACCACCAGGAAAAGTTTTCCTTGGTCTATCTGGTGAAAAAGGCCGGTCATCTCGACAAGGTCATCCTGCCCATTCGCGGCAAGGGCCTTTGGTCCACTCTGTACGGTTATCTGGCCCTGTCGGCGGATCTCTCCACCATCAGCGGCATCACCTTTTATGAACACGGCGAGACCCCCGGCCTGGGCGGTGAGATAGATAATCCTGATTGGCAGGCCGGTTGGCAGGGGAAACAGCTCTATGACCCAAAGAGCCAAGATGGTCAAAACGGACAGCCTGCCATCCAGGTTGTGAAAGGCCAAGGACAAGGCTCATATCAAGTGGATGGGGTATCCGGGGCGACCTTGACCATGAACGGAGTCAATAACCTGATGCATTTTTGGTTTGGCGAACACGGATTTGGTCCCTTTTTGCAACGTTATAAGGGATCTGGCAAAATGTAG
- a CDS encoding PDZ domain-containing protein → MNKRSIISIVAVICLSLSLSFGSFMKSVQAAEKKFGGLGLRVSQIYDPDTEDHLGPLVVLDLIDETPASKSGIRRGDIITHIDGEPTKGKTFKYLIVEKLRGTIGSKTDISIERAGEKTPLDFGLTRIEIHSSPEHKG, encoded by the coding sequence ATGAACAAAAGAAGTATTATTTCTATCGTTGCAGTTATTTGTTTGTCTTTGTCTTTGTCATTCGGATCATTCATGAAAAGCGTACAGGCGGCTGAAAAGAAATTCGGCGGTCTCGGTTTAAGGGTATCACAGATATATGATCCAGATACAGAAGATCATTTAGGTCCTTTGGTTGTTCTTGATCTCATTGATGAGACACCAGCTTCAAAGAGCGGTATTCGGAGAGGGGATATTATTACACATATTGACGGCGAACCCACAAAAGGTAAAACATTTAAGTATTTGATAGTGGAAAAACTGAGAGGAACAATAGGTTCCAAAACCGATATTTCAATTGAACGGGCAGGCGAAAAGACACCTCTGGATTTTGGTCTGACAAGGATTGAGATACATTCTTCTCCCGAGCATAAAGGATAA
- the nqrF gene encoding NADH:ubiquinone reductase (Na(+)-transporting) subunit F has product MLEIIAAVLTFLALQFILVTLIVLAKKKLLPDGEVTIEINEKKELQVKPGGRLLTTLANEEIFVSSACGGGGSCGQCRVTVKEGGGSILPTERGYISRREAKQGMRLACQVQVKRDMNIEVPPEMMESRKWQCTVVSNENIATFIKELVLKLPEGEEMDFQPGGFIQVDIPPHALSFRSFDINKKFLADWSKFRLFQYKSNLTMPITRAYSMANYPGEKGLIKLDIKIACPPQGCKLPLPPGKASSYIFNLKAGDEVTISGPYGDFYIHEGKQEMIYVGAGAGMAPLRSQILELMKGRHSSRKISYWYGSRTLLEVPYFKDFTELSDKYPNFTFHLCLSRPKEEDNWTGSVGHVHNVLYQEYLKDHEAPEDIQYYTCGPPVMTQSLITTLTELGVEEDSIYMDDFGG; this is encoded by the coding sequence ATGCTGGAAATTATCGCCGCTGTTCTTACCTTTCTCGCTCTTCAGTTCATCCTGGTCACCCTGATTGTGCTGGCGAAGAAAAAGCTCCTGCCGGACGGGGAAGTCACCATTGAGATCAACGAAAAAAAAGAGCTTCAGGTCAAACCCGGTGGTCGCCTGCTCACCACCCTGGCCAATGAAGAAATCTTTGTCTCCTCAGCCTGCGGCGGCGGCGGTAGCTGCGGACAATGCCGAGTCACGGTCAAGGAAGGCGGAGGCAGTATCCTGCCCACCGAACGGGGCTATATCTCCCGGCGGGAGGCCAAACAGGGTATGCGGCTGGCCTGTCAGGTCCAGGTCAAACGGGACATGAACATCGAAGTGCCCCCGGAGATGATGGAGAGCCGGAAATGGCAATGCACGGTGGTGTCCAACGAGAACATCGCCACCTTTATCAAGGAACTGGTGCTCAAGCTGCCCGAGGGCGAGGAGATGGATTTTCAACCGGGCGGTTTTATCCAGGTTGATATCCCGCCCCATGCCCTTTCTTTTCGGAGCTTTGATATTAATAAAAAATTCCTGGCTGACTGGAGTAAATTCCGCCTCTTCCAGTATAAATCCAACCTGACCATGCCCATCACCAGAGCCTATTCTATGGCCAATTATCCAGGGGAAAAAGGGTTGATTAAGCTGGATATTAAGATTGCCTGTCCGCCCCAGGGCTGCAAGCTCCCCCTGCCTCCGGGCAAGGCCTCGTCCTATATCTTTAATCTGAAAGCGGGCGATGAGGTCACCATCTCCGGCCCTTACGGGGATTTTTATATCCATGAAGGAAAGCAGGAAATGATCTACGTGGGTGCCGGGGCAGGCATGGCTCCTCTGCGCAGCCAAATCCTGGAGTTGATGAAGGGTCGGCATTCCAGCCGCAAGATATCCTACTGGTACGGCAGCCGTACCCTGCTGGAGGTTCCTTATTTTAAGGACTTTACCGAACTTTCAGATAAGTATCCAAACTTTACCTTTCATCTCTGCCTGTCCCGGCCCAAGGAAGAGGATAACTGGACCGGATCGGTGGGACATGTCCATAATGTCCTGTACCAAGAGTACCTCAAGGATCACGAGGCTCCCGAGGATATTCAGTACTATACCTGCGGTCCGCCGGTTATGACTCAATCCCTGATTACGACGCTGACTGAGCTTGGGGTCGAAGAGGATAGTATCTATATGGATGACTTCGGGGGATGA
- a CDS encoding NADH:ubiquinone reductase (Na(+)-transporting) subunit D: MPEQKKELLLNPFFQRNPIALLVLGICSALAVTGNMATALVMSVCLSLVVAFSSLIISLIRRQIPNTVRIGIQITVIATLVILVDQILKAFFYDLAKQLSVYVGLIITNCIVMGRAEGFAMSHTPGKAFIDGLGNGMGYGFILMSVSFFRELLGSGTVFGHEVLPLVTDGGWYQSNGLMLLPAGAFFLIALVIWALRTVYPSQQERD, translated from the coding sequence ATGCCTGAACAGAAAAAAGAACTGCTCCTTAACCCGTTTTTTCAACGCAACCCCATTGCCCTGCTGGTGCTGGGGATCTGCTCGGCCCTGGCCGTAACCGGCAACATGGCCACGGCCCTGGTCATGTCGGTCTGTCTTTCCTTGGTGGTGGCCTTTTCCAGCCTGATCATCAGCCTGATCCGCCGTCAGATCCCCAACACCGTGCGAATCGGCATTCAGATCACCGTGATCGCCACCCTGGTTATTCTGGTGGACCAGATCCTCAAGGCCTTTTTCTATGATCTGGCCAAACAGCTCTCGGTCTATGTGGGCCTGATCATCACCAACTGTATTGTTATGGGCCGGGCCGAAGGCTTTGCCATGAGCCACACGCCAGGTAAAGCTTTTATCGACGGCTTGGGCAACGGAATGGGCTACGGCTTTATCCTGATGAGCGTGTCTTTTTTCCGGGAGCTGCTGGGCAGCGGCACCGTCTTCGGCCATGAGGTTCTGCCCTTGGTCACCGACGGGGGCTGGTATCAGAGCAACGGCCTGATGCTCCTGCCTGCCGGGGCCTTTTTCCTCATCGCCCTAGTTATTTGGGCGTTACGCACGGTGTACCCCAGCCAACAGGAGAGAGATTGA
- a CDS encoding NADH:ubiquinone reductase (Na(+)-transporting) subunit B, with amino-acid sequence MKLLNTLLQKTAPLFNKGGRFEAWYPAFDALDSFLMGSRHTTSSAPHVRDAMDLKRIMILVVMALIPCVFMAMWNTGYQANLALQALGLTSPAGWRGTVMAAMGMHCTPDNQLANLIHGSLFFLPIYLVSLIAGGLWEVIFNLGRGHEMSEAFLVTSLLFPLTLPPTVPLWQVALGISFGIIFAKEVFGGVGRNFMNPALVARAFLFFAYPSRMSGDTVWVGVDGLSSATALAKVAAAPADTPLTNLDFSWADAFLGTIPGSMGETSVVACLLGATLLLVCGIASWRIMLAMLLGGLGLGLVFQLIASPTNALINLPFYWHPVLGGFTFGLIFMATDPVTAPHTNIGRWCYGFFIGALSILIRVINPAYPEGVMLAILLGNVFSPLFDYPVIQANIRQRRLRHG; translated from the coding sequence ATGAAACTCCTCAACACCCTCCTACAAAAAACCGCCCCCCTCTTCAACAAGGGAGGTCGCTTCGAGGCATGGTACCCAGCCTTTGACGCGCTGGACTCCTTTCTCATGGGGAGCCGCCACACCACCAGCTCTGCGCCCCATGTCCGGGATGCTATGGATCTAAAGCGGATCATGATCCTCGTGGTCATGGCCCTTATCCCCTGCGTCTTCATGGCCATGTGGAACACCGGCTATCAGGCCAATTTGGCCCTGCAAGCGTTAGGCCTGACAAGCCCGGCGGGCTGGCGCGGCACGGTCATGGCGGCGATGGGTATGCACTGCACACCGGACAACCAGCTGGCCAACCTCATCCACGGCAGCCTCTTTTTTCTGCCCATCTATCTGGTTTCTCTGATAGCAGGCGGACTCTGGGAAGTCATCTTTAACCTTGGCCGGGGCCATGAGATGTCAGAGGCCTTTCTGGTCACCAGCCTCCTCTTTCCCCTGACCCTGCCCCCGACCGTGCCCCTCTGGCAGGTAGCTCTCGGGATCAGCTTCGGCATCATTTTTGCCAAGGAAGTCTTCGGCGGAGTGGGTCGTAATTTCATGAACCCGGCCCTGGTTGCCCGAGCCTTTCTCTTTTTCGCCTACCCGAGCAGGATGAGCGGTGACACGGTCTGGGTGGGCGTGGACGGCCTGTCCAGTGCCACGGCCTTAGCCAAGGTGGCCGCAGCCCCTGCTGACACCCCTCTTACCAACCTCGACTTCAGCTGGGCAGACGCCTTTCTCGGCACTATCCCCGGTTCGATGGGCGAGACCTCGGTGGTGGCCTGTCTACTCGGGGCAACCCTGCTACTCGTCTGCGGCATTGCCTCCTGGCGGATCATGCTTGCTATGCTCCTAGGCGGGCTAGGTCTGGGGCTGGTCTTTCAACTTATCGCCTCGCCGACCAATGCTCTCATCAATTTGCCCTTTTACTGGCACCCGGTCCTGGGCGGCTTCACCTTCGGCCTCATCTTCATGGCTACTGATCCGGTCACGGCGCCGCATACCAATATCGGCAGATGGTGCTACGGCTTCTTCATCGGGGCCCTGTCCATCCTGATCCGGGTAATCAACCCTGCCTATCCTGAAGGGGTGATGCTGGCAATCCTGCTGGGCAATGTCTTTTCCCCGCTCTTTGATTATCCGGTCATCCAGGCCAATATCCGACAGAGGAGGCTCCGGCATGGATAA
- the ndk gene encoding nucleoside-diphosphate kinase: protein MEKTLVIIKPDAIQRALVGEIISRLEKKGLQLVATKMVKMSGDMVNQHYSHIKKIPTYPDLKQFMSSEPLLAMCWQGLEVINTVRKLCGQTKSRDAEPGTIRGDFGMSIQRNLIHASDSIETAKKEINQFFDRNEIFEYSQKNFNSIYSRFEQEQLRKS from the coding sequence ATGGAAAAAACATTAGTAATTATTAAGCCAGATGCCATTCAACGAGCTCTTGTAGGGGAAATCATCTCTAGGCTAGAAAAGAAAGGTTTGCAACTTGTCGCGACGAAAATGGTTAAAATGTCAGGTGATATGGTTAATCAGCATTACTCGCACATAAAAAAAATACCAACCTACCCAGACCTAAAACAATTTATGTCAAGTGAGCCACTTCTTGCCATGTGCTGGCAAGGTCTTGAAGTCATTAATACAGTAAGAAAACTATGTGGTCAAACAAAGTCTAGAGATGCTGAACCAGGTACAATTCGTGGGGATTTTGGTATGTCTATTCAGAGAAATCTTATTCATGCGTCTGATTCTATTGAAACAGCAAAAAAAGAAATAAACCAATTTTTCGATAGAAACGAAATATTTGAATACAGCCAAAAGAATTTTAATTCTATTTATTCTAGATTCGAACAAGAACAATTAAGAAAATCTTAA
- a CDS encoding Na(+)-translocating NADH-quinone reductase subunit A codes for MGSTLMDFTITKGLDIPISGTPEQSIQTGNPVTEVALLGFDYVDLKPTMKVRVDDQVATGQLLFTDKKNPGVRFTAPAQGKVIAIHRGPRRRFESLVIELEGEERLSFTPPCPAPEQLPDTETIKDVLIQSGQWTALRTRPYGKVPSPDAEAASLFITAIDTQPLAADPSVIINEYRGDFILGMNALQALTAKTFLCCSQGINIRRSDLPNIEVAYFSGPHPSGLASTHIHLLDPVCSGKEVWHIGYQDVIAIGHLFRTGKLWEERVVALTGPSMQRPRLIRETLAGASVPELCQNEIADPQARLIAGSVLSGHRMGEENVHGYLGRYQQQICALPEKDGSGLLNWLRPGGDRYSSLPIFLSAFTKKAGTKFPLSTASWGGERAILPMGTYEKVMPLNLIATSLLKSIATGNTEKAAALGCLELIEEDLALCSFVCPGKNNFGPMLRDVLTRIEEDG; via the coding sequence ATGGGTTCCACTCTTATGGATTTCACCATCACCAAGGGACTTGATATCCCTATCAGCGGCACACCGGAACAGAGTATTCAAACGGGTAATCCAGTCACTGAGGTGGCTCTTCTCGGCTTTGATTATGTCGACCTCAAACCGACTATGAAGGTTCGGGTCGATGATCAGGTGGCAACGGGACAACTCCTGTTTACGGATAAGAAGAATCCCGGTGTCCGCTTTACCGCCCCGGCTCAGGGTAAGGTCATTGCCATCCATCGAGGGCCGCGCCGTCGCTTTGAATCCCTGGTGATTGAGCTGGAAGGTGAAGAACGACTTTCCTTTACCCCGCCCTGCCCTGCTCCAGAACAACTTCCTGATACGGAGACCATCAAGGATGTCCTGATTCAATCCGGGCAATGGACAGCTCTAAGAACGCGACCCTACGGTAAGGTACCCTCCCCCGATGCGGAAGCGGCCTCCCTCTTTATCACGGCTATCGATACTCAGCCCTTAGCAGCAGATCCATCAGTCATCATTAATGAGTACCGGGGTGACTTTATCTTAGGGATGAACGCTCTCCAAGCCCTGACAGCCAAAACCTTTCTCTGTTGCTCCCAGGGCATAAATATACGAAGGTCCGACCTCCCGAATATCGAGGTGGCTTATTTCTCTGGCCCACACCCCTCCGGACTTGCCTCGACCCATATCCATCTTCTTGATCCGGTTTGCTCCGGCAAGGAAGTCTGGCATATCGGGTATCAGGATGTGATTGCAATCGGTCATCTCTTCCGTACCGGCAAGCTCTGGGAAGAGCGGGTTGTCGCCCTAACAGGGCCGTCCATGCAGCGTCCGCGTTTAATAAGAGAAACCTTGGCCGGGGCCTCTGTCCCAGAGCTTTGTCAAAACGAGATCGCTGATCCCCAGGCCCGCCTGATTGCAGGCTCGGTCCTGAGCGGGCATCGGATGGGCGAAGAAAACGTCCACGGTTATCTGGGCCGCTACCAGCAGCAGATCTGCGCCCTGCCGGAAAAAGACGGCTCCGGCCTGCTCAACTGGTTGCGTCCGGGAGGTGATCGCTATTCCTCCCTGCCCATCTTCCTGTCCGCCTTCACGAAAAAAGCCGGAACCAAATTCCCCCTGAGCACCGCGAGCTGGGGAGGCGAACGAGCCATCCTGCCTATGGGCACCTATGAAAAGGTTATGCCGCTGAACCTGATCGCCACGTCCCTGCTCAAGAGCATTGCCACCGGTAACACGGAAAAGGCGGCGGCTCTGGGATGCCTCGAACTGATTGAGGAGGATCTGGCTCTGTGCAGTTTTGTTTGCCCTGGGAAAAATAATTTTGGGCCTATGTTGCGTGATGTTTTGACTAGGATTGAAGAGGATGGGTGA
- the nqrE gene encoding NADH:ubiquinone reductase (Na(+)-transporting) subunit E, producing MLHYFEILFTSLFMENMVLSFFLGMCTFLAISKQINAAAGLGCAVLLIQVITVPINNLIYHHLLKPDALAWAGFPGLDLTFLGLLIYIGVIAAVVQILEMVLDRFLPALYNTLGIFLPLLTVNCAILGGTLFMVEREYTFGESVFYGIGSGGGFLLAVVALAGIREKLEYADPPAGLRGLGLTFITAGLMALAFMGLAGISF from the coding sequence ATGCTCCATTATTTTGAAATACTGTTCACCTCCCTGTTTATGGAGAACATGGTGCTCTCCTTTTTTCTGGGGATGTGTACCTTCCTGGCGATCTCCAAGCAGATCAATGCCGCTGCCGGTCTGGGTTGTGCGGTTCTACTCATTCAGGTCATCACTGTTCCCATCAATAACCTGATCTATCATCACCTGCTCAAGCCGGATGCCCTGGCCTGGGCCGGTTTTCCCGGTCTGGATCTGACCTTTCTCGGCCTCCTGATCTACATCGGGGTGATCGCCGCTGTGGTCCAGATCCTGGAAATGGTCCTTGATCGCTTTCTCCCGGCCCTCTACAACACTCTGGGTATCTTCCTGCCCCTGCTCACGGTCAACTGCGCCATCCTGGGAGGTACCCTTTTTATGGTGGAACGGGAATATACCTTCGGAGAAAGCGTGTTCTACGGCATCGGGTCTGGCGGTGGTTTTCTGCTGGCCGTGGTCGCCCTGGCCGGGATTCGGGAAAAACTGGAATATGCTGATCCGCCTGCCGGTTTACGGGGCCTCGGCCTGACCTTTATCACTGCCGGCCTGATGGCTCTCGCCTTTATGGGCCTGGCCGGAATATCCTTTTAA